A segment of the Candidatus Tanganyikabacteria bacterium genome:
CGCATCACGTTCGGCACGCCGCCGGAGCGGATCGAGACGGGGGCGCGCGGGGTCGTGGCGACCGGCGGCAGCGCCCACTTCACGGTTCACCTTCCCGGCCACGGCGCCGAGACCGTGCTCGAGTACGTGGTCGAGCTGTCCCAGGACGGCCTCGGCGAGCCGGAAGTGGCCGGGGCAGCCGGCCGCGACAGCGATTTCGCCACGTTCGTCCAGGAACTCGGCAAGTCGCAGCAGCAGCACAGGACCGAACGCTGCGCCATCCGGACCGGCCACGAACTCTACAATGTCGTGCTCGACCGCTCGCTGCGCGACCTGGCCTCCCTGACCTCGTTCTACGAGACGGGCCCCTACCCGGTGGCCGGCATCCCCTGGTTCTCGGCCCCGTTCGGCCGGGACGGCCTCATCACCTCGTTGCAAACGCTCATGGCGGGCGCCGAGCTAGCCAAGGGAACGCTGCGCTTCCTGGCCCGCAACCAGGCGCACGACGACAATCCGTTCCGCGACGAGGAGCCCGGCAAGATCATGCACGAGCTGCGGGTGGGGCAACTGGCGAATCTCGGCGTCATTCCCCACACACCTTACTACGGGTCGGTGGACAGCACTCCGCTCTTCCTGATCCTGCTTTCGGAGACGTTCCGCTGGACCGGCGACCTTGGCCTGGTGCGCGAGCTCTGGGACGCCGTGGAGGCCGCGCTCATGTGGATCGAGGGCTACGGCGACCTGGACGGCGACGGCTTCGTCGAGTACCAGCGGCGCAGCCCGGTCGGGCTCTTCGTGCAGGGCTGGAAGGATTCGGCCACCAGCGTCATCCACCCGGACGCGACGATCGCCGAGCCGCCGATCGCGCTGGCCGAGGTGCAAGGCTACGTCTACGACGCCAAGCGCCGCATCGCCGAACTCTGCTACCTGCTCGACCTGCGGATCCTCGGCGATCGGCTCGCCCGCGAGGCCGAAGTCCTCAAGCAGGCCTTCAACGAGGCGTTCTGGGACGAGGACATGCAGTTCTACGTCGAGGCGCTGGATCGCCGCAAGCGGCCCGTGCGGACCAAGACCTCGAACCCGGGCCACTGCCTGTGGAGCGGCATAGTGCCGCCCGATCGGGCCCGCATCATGGCCCGCGCGCTGCTGGCCGACGACCTCTTCAGCGGCTGGGGCATCCGCACGATCGCGAGTTCGAGCCCCGTATACAACCCGCTGTCGTACCACAACGGCACGGTCTGGCCGCACGACAACGCCCTGATCGCCAAGGGCCTGGCAGACACCGGCTTCAAGG
Coding sequences within it:
- a CDS encoding amylo-alpha-1,6-glucosidase, with the translated sequence MPEEGTFRASEPEVRAAEVELRGELFRIDEELTAMLESGVPAIVTGCRHGRQVIKQEDFFLVTDHDANVYPGCGCGMGLYAWDTRYLSGWTFRLEGQVPTLLSVSAEQNYLSQVEFMNPRLTLPGGQTVHQETIYFSSIRAIGRIVREQLKMINYNPFDVELRLAVEFDADYADMFEVRGVHQQRGGVFLKPKALPDRLTLAYLGQDRVLRQTRITFGTPPERIETGARGVVATGGSAHFTVHLPGHGAETVLEYVVELSQDGLGEPEVAGAAGRDSDFATFVQELGKSQQQHRTERCAIRTGHELYNVVLDRSLRDLASLTSFYETGPYPVAGIPWFSAPFGRDGLITSLQTLMAGAELAKGTLRFLARNQAHDDNPFRDEEPGKIMHELRVGQLANLGVIPHTPYYGSVDSTPLFLILLSETFRWTGDLGLVRELWDAVEAALMWIEGYGDLDGDGFVEYQRRSPVGLFVQGWKDSATSVIHPDATIAEPPIALAEVQGYVYDAKRRIAELCYLLDLRILGDRLAREAEVLKQAFNEAFWDEDMQFYVEALDRRKRPVRTKTSNPGHCLWSGIVPPDRARIMARALLADDLFSGWGIRTIASSSPVYNPLSYHNGTVWPHDNALIAKGLADTGFKGEAVTLLDALYHAALHFPYYRLPELFCGFPRGGELDRPVSYPVACWPQAWAAGTPILLLQAALGLAPDAHANAIHIVQPTLPEWLAEVNLRGMRVGDSVMDLQFVQVNGITSARVLRKEGTIRVVIETI